Genomic window (Streptomyces sp. SLBN-31):
CGGACGCACCCTGGAGGTGCACGTCGCCTCCCTGCGCGCCAAGCTGCGCATGCCGGCCCTGATCGAGACCGTACGCGGCGTCGGCTACCGGCTCGTCGCCCCCTCCCCGTAGCGTGCACGGGTGCGTACCCGACTCCTCCCGCTGCTCATCGTCCTGATGGCGGCCGTGCTGCTCGCGCTCGGCATCCCGCTCGCCGTGAGCGTGGCCGCGGCACAGCAGCAGAAGGTGGTCGTCGACCGGATCGACGACACCGCGCGTTTCGCGGCCCTCGCCCAGTTCGTCACCGACGCCTGCAGCTCCACGCGGACGTCCACGGACGAACGCCTGGAGACCCTCGGCAGCGAACTCACCAGCTACTACGGCGTCTACGGCATCCGCGCCGGGGTGTTCTGCCGCACCGACATCCCCATGGCTAAGGCGCCGTCGGACTTCTTCCTGCCCAGCTCGGGCGAGGTGCGCGAGGCGTTCGACGAGGCGAAGCTCAGCCGCCGCAGCCACGACCCGAAACAGGTGTGGCCCTGGCAGCGCCACCGGCTCGTCGTCGCCTCACCGGTCATCCGGGACGGCGACGTCGTCGCGGTCGTCGTCACCGACTCGCCCACGGGACCGCTGCGTTCGCGCATCCTGCACGGCTGGCTGATCATCGGCGCCGGGGAGATCGCCGCGATGCTGCTGGCCGTCGGCGCCGCGCTGCGGCTGACCGGCTGGGTGCTCAGGCCCGTGCGGGTGCTCGACGCCACGACCCACGAGATCGCCAGCGGGCGGCTGAAGTCCCGTGTCGCGGCCGCCGGCGGGCCGCCGGAACTCAGGCGCTTGGCCCGGGCGTTCAACGAGATGGCGGACAACGTCGAGGACGTGCTGGAGCAGCAGCGCGCCTTTGTCGCCGACGCCTCGCACCAGCTGCGCAACCCGCTCTCGGCGCTGCTGCTGCGCATCGAACTGCTCGCGCTCGAACTGCCGGA
Coding sequences:
- a CDS encoding HAMP domain-containing sensor histidine kinase, giving the protein MRTRLLPLLIVLMAAVLLALGIPLAVSVAAAQQQKVVVDRIDDTARFAALAQFVTDACSSTRTSTDERLETLGSELTSYYGVYGIRAGVFCRTDIPMAKAPSDFFLPSSGEVREAFDEAKLSRRSHDPKQVWPWQRHRLVVASPVIRDGDVVAVVVTDSPTGPLRSRILHGWLIIGAGEIAAMLLAVGAALRLTGWVLRPVRVLDATTHEIASGRLKSRVAAAGGPPELRRLARAFNEMADNVEDVLEQQRAFVADASHQLRNPLSALLLRIELLALELPEDNEEIASVRTEGKRLAEVLDDLLDLALAEHTEADLRVTDIGALTAERVAAWTPTAEAKGVRLVGDCPPTTAWADPVTLSSALDAVIDNALKFTPEDECVEVTVASNGSTSTVVVSDNGPGLTDEELARVGDRFWRSGRHQNIKGSGLGLSISRALLAAGGGSISYGHHEPHGLTVTVSVPRNGPTA